A single window of Coffea eugenioides isolate CCC68of chromosome 7, Ceug_1.0, whole genome shotgun sequence DNA harbors:
- the LOC113776772 gene encoding F-box/kelch-repeat protein At3g23880-like, which produces MMKSSSSSLPELPNDIIVEILCRLPVKSLVRFCCVCRFWQNLITKDRGFMNSQLHNSIKNLSCFQNVLLRNDEGSTKCPCHKIPDLQPQKLMKKFAHGTENLPGCRVIFQEGKFIMSGCCDGIICFYWIFHSNCSSRNLEPMIYLCNPALRQCRALPSSNYQNRSYSFNTVVCFFLDPVSDDYKVVKIINWGAKFMVELYSLSNNSWKQLGLKILPPRDQRTSIFDRPVVHDGFPYWLAQRANDWTRFLNVLDMVEENIREIPIPDGIQCPQLELFQGSLSIFGWSTSTNMNTVWVMKEDRTGTCWTKQLLIPGTTFFSLLSCRATGVTTSGKNLVASCIGHVYLYDPKAQQTVGYQNGVRLEYGEAYKYVVADYVASLVSVFPPADENFYQRQVLNGREETDKNKAKRSYSTQSSFLSRMFTFFLCKK; this is translated from the coding sequence ATGATGAAAAGTTCAAGTTCATCATTGCCAGAATTGCCTAATGATATCATCGTTGAAATATTGTGTAGATTGCCTGTCAAGAGCCTGGTTCGATTTTGTTGCGTATGTAGGTTTTGGCAAAATCTCATCACAAAAGACCGTGGTTTTATGAATTCTCAGCTACATAATTCCATTAAAAATCTCAGTTGCTTCCAGAATGTACTCCTAAGGAATGATGAAGGTTCTACAAAATGTCCCTGCCACAAAATTCCCGATCTTCAACCCCAAAAATTGATGAAGAAATTCGCACATGGGACTGAGAATTTACCTGGCTGTCGAGTGATATTTCAAGAAGGTAAATTCATCATGTCTGGTTGTTGTGATGGGATTATATGTTTTTATTGGATCTTCCACTCAAACTGTTCAAGTAGGAAtttagaacctatgatttatcTATGCAACCCGGCTTTACGTCAATGCAGGGCCCTTCCATCCAGTAATTACCAGAACCGAAGCTATTCTTTTAATACAGTGGTGTGCTTTTTCTTAGATCCAGTGAGTGATGACTACAAAGTCGTGAAAATTATAAATTGGGGTGCAAAATTCATGGTTGAGTTGTATAGTTTGAGTAACAATTCTTGGAAACAACTTGGCTTGAAAATTCTTCCTCCCAGAGACCAAAGAACTTCAATTTTCGATAGGCCAGTAGTTCATGACGGGTTTCCTTATTGGTTGGCTCAGCGAGCAAACGACTGGACTCGTTTCTTGAATGTATTAGACATGGTTGAAGAAAATATTCGAGAAATTCCTATCCCAGATGGCATCCAATGTCCTCAACTGGAATTATTCCAGGGATCCCTTTCCATATTTGGTTGGAGTACTTCCACAAATATGAATACAGTATGGGTGATGAAGGAAGACAGGACAGGAACCTGTTGGACAAAGCAACTGCTAATTCCTGGAACTACGTTCTTCAGCCTGCTATCCTGCAGAGCGACAGGCGTCACTACCTCTGGGAAGAATTTGGTAGCTTCTTGTATTGGCCATGTCTATTTATATGATCCAAAGGCTCAACAAACAGTTGGGTATCAAAATGGGGTGCGTTTGGAGTATGGGGAGGCCTACAAGTATGTTGTAGCTGATTATGTTGCAAGCTTAGTTTCTGTTTTCCCTCCTGCTGATGAAAACTTCTATCAGAGACAAGTCCTTAATGGAAGAGAGGAGACGGACAAAAACAAAGCTAAGAGAAGCTATTCCACTCAGTCGAGTTTCTTATCAAGAATGTTCACTTTTTTCCTGTGTAAGAAATGA
- the LOC113776773 gene encoding F-box/kelch-repeat protein At3g23880-like gives MEDTLSILLPNLPNDVAIDILSRLPVKILVRFSCACKVWQKLITSDRGFIRSQLQNSVKNLCGCKNLLLSGSERLGYCSTGTCQENQDFDRSLNQMVTLINGSENPAASQLIFREGELKIAGCSDGIICFFKFCSYSCRSRVMVYLCNPALRQYRALPPGYYCGISYPWSTILCFLFDPVSDDYKVVKIMDMHRSEFLVEIYSLSNDSWKTFSVRNPSHSPHHLFRGPLVVHNGFPYWLVWNSVSAVLNVFDMVQEKIEEIPIPADTVECLLDIDLGVFQGSLSIFSTNSSSQNVVWVMKKDRLGISWMKQVIVLPPVSYIKPLSNVTTGVTASGKSLLVSDQGVVFHSDPEDQKVEDQNGVVLERVHFNRYVVADYVASLASVIPPEILKQKFSKDRLYIQEENAEVKVPQGQVS, from the coding sequence ATGGAGGATACACTGTCAATATTGCTGCCTAATTTGCCTAATGATGTCGCTATTGACATATTGTCTAGACTCCCTGTCAAGATCCTCGTTCGATTTTCTTGCGCCTGTAAGGTTTGGCAGAAACTTATAACGTCAGACCGCGGATTTATTCGATCACAGCTACAAAATTCAGTGAAAAATCTCTGTGGCTGCAAGAATTTACTCCTAAGCGGTAGTGAGAGGCTTGGTTACTGCTCTACCGGTACCTgccaagaaaatcaagatttcGACCGATCCCTGAATCAGATGGTGACGCTGATAAACGGTTCCGAGAATCCTGCAGCTTCACAGCTAATATTTCGAGAAGGTGAACTCAAAATCGCTGGTTGCTCTGACGGGATAATTTGTTTTTTCAAGTTCTGCAGCTATTCTTGCCGTTCAAGAGTTATGGTATACCTATGCAACCCGGCTTTGCGACAATATAGGGCACTTCCACCCGGTTATTACTGCGGAATAAGCTATCCTTGGAGTACTATTCTGTGCTTTCTCTTTGACCCTGTGAGTGATGACTATAAAGTCGTGAAAATTATGGACATGCACCGTTCTGAGTTCCTGGTTGAGATATATAGTCTAAGTAACGATTCTTGGAAAACATTTAGTGTACGAAATCCTTCTCATAGTCCCCACCATCTTTTCAGAGGCCCATTGGTGGTTCATAACGGGTTTCCTTACTGGTTGGTTTGGAACTCGGTTTCTGCAGTTTTAAATGTGTTTGACATGGTccaagaaaaaattgaagaaatcccGATTCCAGCTGATACTGTCGAATGTCTACTGGATATAGATCTAGGAGTATTCCAAGGATCACTGTCTATATTCAGCACGAATTCCTCGAGTCAGAATGTGGTGTGGGTGATGAAAAAAGACAGGCTAGGGATCTCCTGGATGAAGCAAGTAATTGTACTTCCTCCTGTGAGTTACATTAAGCCGCTATCCAATGTAACTACAGGAGTCACAGCCTCCGGGAAGAGCTTGCTAGTTTCTGATCAAGGTGTTGTATTTCATTCTGACCCAGAGGATCAAAAAGTTGAAGATCAGAATGGGGTGGTTTTGGAACGTGTACATTTTAACAGGTACGTTGTAGCAGATTATGTTGCGAGCTTAGCTTCGGTTATCCCTCCGGAGATACTGAAGCAAAAGTTCTCCAAGGACAGACTCTATATACAGGAAGAGAATGCTGAAGTAAAAGTTCCCCAAGGACAGGTTTCATGA
- the LOC113776774 gene encoding F-box/kelch-repeat protein At3g23880-like — translation MEPSSSSSRPYLPYDSILEILSRLPVKTLVRFCCVCKLWRKLITSDGNFITSHLQNTLNNNSKINSRGIKNVFLDCNRILVGCTTCYERPDPRIKELTEQFMISAGDSNLCRLLFAEGYFSFAGCFNGIICFYGECDYECVPHIYLWNPAVNQCIILPRTADWEWSHNVVCFTYDPVTEDYQVVQISHQIEVGVFKFQIYSLSNNSWKPLSSGMHPPRNQILHLVSEYNWNAVVYNGFPHWLAKDKKDSTLFMNILDMNQEKIREILLPDSLSNHSHDPNLELFQGCLCITHGWNFSKVHPFELWVMKEHGEDISWTKQIVISGDSTIRPLPQRITGVTTIGNLLAAVKKDRLGRNFLVLYDPENQRVEEPMQKELEIPRVSVTYLAFDYVPSLVRLIRC, via the coding sequence ATGGAGCCATCGAGTTCGTCATCCAGGCCATATTTACCGTACGACAGTATCTTGGAAATCTTGTCTAGACTGCCTGTGAAGACCCTGGTTCGATTTTGTTGCGTATGTAAGCTCTGGCGAAAACTCATCACCTCTGATGGTAATTTTATCACTTCTCATCTGCAGAACACTCTAAATAACAACAGCAAGATCAATTCCAGGGGCATCAAGAATGTCTTCCTCGACTGTAATAGAATTCTTGTAGGTTGTACTACCTGCTATGAACGGCCTGATCCAAGAATAAAAGAGTTAACCGAGCAATTCATGATCAGTGCTGGAGACAGCAATCTCTGCCGACTTTTATTTGCGGAAGGCTATTTTTCCTTCGCAGGTTGCTTTAATGGTATAATATGTTTCTATGGCGAATGCGATTATGAATGCGTCCCACACATATATCTGTGGAACCCTGCTGTGAATCAATGCATTATCCTTCCCAGAACTGCCGACTGGGAATGGAGTCATAATGTTGTATGCTTTACCTATGATCCAGTTACCGAAGATTACCAAGTTGTACAAATTTCACATCAAATTGAGGTTGGAGTATTCAAGTTTCAGATATATAGTCTAAGTAACAATTCTTGGAAACCTTTGAGTTCAGGGATGCATCCTCCTCGCAACCAAATTCTTCACCTGGTTTCAGAGTATAATTGGAATGCAGTTGTATATAATGGATTTCCCCACTGGCTTGCTAAAGATAAGAAGGATTCAACTCTCTTCATGAACATATTGGACATGAATCAGGAAAAAATTCGAGAAATTTTGCTCCCTGATAGCTTATCAAACCATTCACATGATCCTAATCTGGAACTATTTCAAGGATGCCTATGTATAACCCATGGCTGGAATTTTTCAAAGGTACATCCATTTGAATTGTGGGTGATGAAAGAACACGGCGAAGACATTTCTTGGACAAAGCAAATTGTGATTTCTGGGGACTCCACTATCCGTCCTCTACCCCAGAGAATTACAGGGGTCACAACAATTGGAAACCTCTTGGCAGCAGTGAAGAAGGACAGGCTTGGTCgaaattttttggttttataTGATCCAGAGAACCAAAGAGTTGAGGAGCCTATGCAGAAAGAGTTGGAAATCCCCCGTGTATCCGTCACATACTTGGCGTTTGATTATGTACCAAGCTTGGTTAGATTAATCCGTTGCTGA